The Brooklawnia cerclae nucleotide sequence CATCATCCACTGCGAGACCATGAGGACCTCCCGATCCGTGAGCACACGCGGCCACACCGCAGCCGCCACCGTCTGCGACAGGCGCGCACCCGTCCTGTCCTGGCCGACGAAGATCCTCTGCACACCCGCCGTGCTCAGCCGCCAGCCATCGGCCGACGCCTGCCAGCGTGGCAGGCCATCCACCAGCAGACCGAGCGGCTGAGCAGTGCTCACGCGGGCGGTCAGCACCCGGCGTCCAGCCGCCACACTCGACACCGTCGCTGACACACCCGTGCCGCCACCCTGCGAGAGGACCAGCCGAGACGACTGGGATGCGCCCGTCCACGATATGAACACCCGATCGGCCGCGGCAGGATTCGTGTCGAGCAGCACGACCTCACTGGACACCTGCGCGTCGAGGTCGGCGACGACGACAGCCGTCACCGCCTGCCCCCACAGCGCAGACTCCTGCGACCCCCGCCCCTCGATCTGCCAGGCAGGCGGCCCAGCGATCGCCTCCAGACGACGATCCGTGAGCGCGGCCCTCATCAGACAGCCCACCCGGACGGCACCGCGCCAGCCTGACCAGACACGAGCACCCACCAGCGGACGCCGTCCCATTCCAGCATCCACTTGTCGATCGCGCCCGCAGCCGACGAGAGCACCGGCGCAGCCGACGCTCCATAGGAGACCATCGCTCCCTGCACCGTCAGCGTGCGGCCACCCGTGCCGTCCTGCGTCGCGTTGACCTCGACGGTGAATGCGGGCGTCCCGGCCGCGAGTGTCGGCAGCGTCAGGACGACATTGCCGGTCAGCGTGGCATGCAGCACACACCCAGTCCGCGCGGCACCAGTCACCGCATCCAGGGCCACCGGCCCCGACCACGACAGGCCCGTGATCACCGTTCCATCAGGGCCAGGAGGGCCGATCGGGCCCTGCTCGCCGCGTACTACCGGCGACGTGGGTGACGCGGCGGCCAGGGACAGGCAGTCCAGCAGGTCGACCGTGCCACCCTCGACCGGGCATGTCAGGACACCCGACAGAGTCAGGGCGGGCAGCTCGGCGGTGGCTGGCAGGGTGATGCGGATGCGGTACTGGGTGGCGTCGGTGTCCACGTCGGGGTCGGCGAGGTTGAGCACGTGGGCGCTGAATGGCCAGTCGTCGCCGTCGGGGCCGACGAGCCACGAGACGGGCTCGGGGACATACCCGATGCCGCCGTAGCGGATGACGGTCCCGGCCGCCACCAGCGGGGTGATGAGGATGGTGGCGGTCCGGGAGACGGCTGTGGGCTCGGTGCCCTCCGGCACCCCGCCGAGCACGGATGCGAGTCCGGCGAGCGTGACCGTGAGCGAGGGCCCCATCGGCTCCGGCAGGGTGGTCATGGGCTACTCCTGGATGGTGGCGTCCACGGCGATGGGCGCGTTGACGACGGCCACGAATGCCTGGGCGGCAGTGAAGATCGCCGATATGACGGCGAGGACTCCGGCCACCTGCGCGTCAGATGCGATCGAGAATGCGACCAGTGCGACACCGACGCCACCAGCCAGGGTGTAGAGGGTGGCACGCAGCTGGGTGGCGAGCCAGGTGGCCTTCTGGGTGGCGTCGAGGTTGGCCAGCGCCAGGAGAGCGACCGCCGTGGACAGGATGCCTGCGGCGAGGTTGGTGACCGCGTCGCCCTGGGGGCTGGTGATCAGGCCGAGGCCCTGGAGAGCGACCACGATCGTGGCGACGGCGGCCTGGATCGCCTGACGGCGGGCGGCGGTCAGCCATGCGGAGATGCGGGAGATCATGACTGTGCCTCCTGTGTGGTGCTGAGGGTGACGGTCGCCGAGTCGATCTCGGCGTCGATCGCATCGGACACGGCCTTGGTGACGGCCGCGACGATGGTGTCGGTGTCGACGGTTCCGCCGCCGACCTGCTTGAGGGCCTCCTCCAGCCCGGCAATCCGGGCCTGGAAGCCGTTGATGAGATCCCGGATCGAGTTGAGGTTGGCGTCCAGCCAGGCCACGGTCTGGTGCAAATTGGTGGTGCCAGTCGGCCCGCCCGCCCGGTCGAAGCTCCGCTCGAAGACCTCGGTGACGGCGTTGCCGATCGCGTTGAGGATGTACTCGCCGTCGCCGGTGTCGAGGACCCTGTTGGGGCTGCCGTCTGCGCTGTAGCGCTGCACGCCGAGACCCAAGACCCGGTCCCGGGTTTCCTTGATCCACGCCTTCGCTTCTGCGTCCATGTCGTCATCCTCCTGAGTGGTTGTTTGGGTGCCGTCGTAGTAGGCCTGCGCCCGGGCCATGTAGGCGGCGTTCTGTGCCCCGGCGATCGCGCCAGGGCACGAGGTGGAACTGAATTGCGAGTGGGGGAAGACGTTGACTCCCCACGCCGGGCGGCCCAGCCCGTAGTGGTGGCACAGTGCGGCCACCAGATGCGCGCCGTTGTCGAGGGTGGCCTCCGAGATCGTCCAGCCCGGCGCCAGCGTCGCGTTGGCGTGCTCGATCCCGATCGACGTCAGGTTGGTCTCCCAGTCCCCGGAGTGCCAGGCGGTGTCGGAGTCGTTGACGAGCTGCCCGACACGGCCGGAGGTCTCGACCTGATAGTGCGCGGACGCCTCGCGGGTCTGCCACACGTCGTAGCACTGGTCGACGGTCAGGGTGCCAGCGTTGTGGTGCAGCACGATCTTGCTGATGCTGCGGCCCTCGCGGCCCGCGCTGTAGTGGACGCCGATGATCTTGTCGACGTCGGCGATGAGATTGTCCCAGTCTTTCACTGCGTGCCCCCTGTGAGTCGGTGTTTCAGGTCGTCGACGTCGGCGCGGAGCTCGACGTGGACACGGTCGGCGGACTGCCGCAGGTCAGAGATCTCGCCGCGCGTGCGTTCCTCCGATGACCGGACAGCCCTCATGAGGTCGTCGTAGGCGGACGTCCCGTGGTTCGGCTTGGAGTGGAAGGCTGCGTCGTCGGCTGCGGTCCGGGCTTCCACGGCGATGCCTTTGACCTCGTCAAGGTCGGTGCGCAGGGTGGAAAGCTGCTCCATCACGCCGGGCCGCCGTTCCACCCCGGGCCGCTCGTCCTGGCCGTTCCAGTCGTCGAGGAAATGCCGGATCGCCCGGCCGATCGGCCGTAGCCAGCGGAGTCCTGCCACAACGCCTCCTATCGCGATCAGCATGCCGATCACGTCGGTGACGGTGATCGCATCCCCTACCTGCGCCAGATCCATGGAGTCTCCTCATGCGATCCACGTGAAGCTCAGTCCGAGCTTCCATCCGCTGCTGATGCTGTCGGTGACGGTGCGCCCCGAGCACCATATGGTTCCGTTCGCCGTGTCGATCGATGCTCCACCATGGACGGGGTTCGCTCCCTGGCCCTTGTAGGAGCCGGTGAACTCACCCAATGCCGCGTTTGGGATGTAGGCGGAAGCCAGGGTCCCGACGAGGT carries:
- a CDS encoding phage holin, whose amino-acid sequence is MISRISAWLTAARRQAIQAAVATIVVALQGLGLITSPQGDAVTNLAAGILSTAVALLALANLDATQKATWLATQLRATLYTLAGGVGVALVAFSIASDAQVAGVLAVISAIFTAAQAFVAVVNAPIAVDATIQE
- a CDS encoding N-acetylmuramoyl-L-alanine amidase translates to MKDWDNLIADVDKIIGVHYSAGREGRSISKIVLHHNAGTLTVDQCYDVWQTREASAHYQVETSGRVGQLVNDSDTAWHSGDWETNLTSIGIEHANATLAPGWTISEATLDNGAHLVAALCHHYGLGRPAWGVNVFPHSQFSSTSCPGAIAGAQNAAYMARAQAYYDGTQTTTQEDDDMDAEAKAWIKETRDRVLGLGVQRYSADGSPNRVLDTGDGEYILNAIGNAVTEVFERSFDRAGGPTGTTNLHQTVAWLDANLNSIRDLINGFQARIAGLEEALKQVGGGTVDTDTIVAAVTKAVSDAIDAEIDSATVTLSTTQEAQS